In Aliamphritea ceti, a single window of DNA contains:
- a CDS encoding sulfatase-like hydrolase/transferase, with protein sequence MIEPTSLITITRIFWRTVFLILFVTCLLLFYRKLLQYYPPAVIADLMTHVKNQHFINFVLVFDLFYFFVVCVILHLIWAAVITVSCKPWIEKKWNDNTKTLIWMAIFFGHMTLIIALNSLFYPTSLLGFLRHSYIVSPALLIFLSFILGSLFLYGMYHLIGGVKLSIVATITIIFTSVNLVSFKNNVQSPQQKPNVIIIGVDGLRPDHLLYKNGPLAWAPNINGFLSEAVVYDHTYSPMARTYVAWMSLLSGTYPVKHGARFNLTSPSQVNTEFDLINKLKKNNYKMHYAMDERRFNQIDEAYGFDKVIGPKAGAADALIANNADLPLINLMLNNSFSKYIFPYLYMNRAYGKAYRPHQFNKEVVNSLATDSPNFLAAHFCMLHWPYTSREFIPSENTDWTGNYNHFMYKKMLQKMDNQFADFIHRLKESGQLNNAHVYVFSDHGEGFMLEKDTISNPSYPDDYSLKTNAWGHGTNVMNQAQADVLLAYSKFENGRSVQQGSVISGLFSLVDIAPSILAKLELSDHLSFFDGEPLPSREKKDNNRMIFVESSLPVKSLNTSFIDKKAVFSETYSKYLVDGNGRLIIKPNEYSSFIKRKQRSIYYYTWQLIFLPDHEELVLIDTLNSKWHYLSEYKGDAPWPVMLKSICEHYSEDPGFDPYGYCQSNNI encoded by the coding sequence ATGATAGAGCCAACATCATTAATTACAATAACTCGAATATTTTGGCGTACCGTTTTTCTTATACTATTTGTGACCTGCCTTTTACTCTTCTACCGTAAGTTGTTGCAGTATTATCCTCCAGCGGTAATTGCTGATTTAATGACTCATGTAAAAAATCAACATTTTATTAATTTTGTTTTGGTTTTTGACCTTTTCTATTTCTTTGTTGTTTGTGTAATATTGCATCTTATATGGGCAGCAGTAATTACTGTTAGCTGTAAGCCATGGATTGAAAAAAAATGGAATGATAATACTAAAACACTGATTTGGATGGCGATATTTTTTGGTCATATGACATTAATAATAGCTTTGAATTCTTTATTTTATCCAACATCTTTATTAGGGTTTTTACGGCATAGCTATATAGTTTCACCAGCGCTGTTGATTTTTTTGTCATTTATATTAGGAAGTTTATTCTTGTATGGAATGTATCACCTTATAGGAGGGGTAAAGTTATCAATAGTGGCTACTATAACTATTATATTTACGTCAGTTAACTTAGTATCTTTTAAAAATAATGTTCAGTCTCCCCAACAGAAACCTAATGTCATTATTATCGGTGTTGATGGTCTACGCCCTGATCATTTGTTATACAAAAATGGCCCTTTAGCTTGGGCTCCGAATATAAATGGTTTCTTAAGCGAAGCTGTTGTTTATGATCATACATATTCTCCTATGGCCAGAACTTATGTTGCATGGATGAGCCTATTGAGTGGAACTTATCCAGTAAAACACGGTGCTCGTTTTAATCTTACTTCTCCTAGCCAGGTAAATACGGAATTCGATTTAATAAATAAACTTAAAAAAAATAATTATAAAATGCATTATGCCATGGATGAGCGGCGCTTTAATCAGATTGATGAAGCTTATGGTTTCGATAAGGTGATCGGTCCAAAAGCTGGAGCTGCAGATGCTCTGATAGCGAATAATGCAGATTTACCGCTGATTAATTTAATGCTCAATAATTCTTTTTCTAAATATATATTTCCTTATCTTTATATGAACCGGGCGTACGGAAAAGCGTATCGTCCACATCAGTTCAATAAAGAGGTGGTTAATTCTCTAGCAACAGATTCTCCTAATTTTTTGGCAGCACATTTCTGTATGCTGCATTGGCCGTATACATCTCGAGAATTTATTCCTTCGGAGAATACTGACTGGACAGGAAATTATAATCACTTCATGTATAAAAAAATGCTGCAGAAAATGGACAATCAGTTTGCAGATTTTATACACCGACTTAAAGAAAGTGGACAGTTAAATAATGCACATGTTTATGTTTTTTCTGATCATGGCGAAGGATTTATGCTTGAAAAAGATACAATTAGTAACCCTTCGTATCCAGATGATTATTCATTAAAAACGAATGCATGGGGACATGGTACAAATGTTATGAACCAGGCTCAGGCGGATGTACTGCTTGCATACTCTAAATTTGAAAATGGCAGATCTGTTCAGCAGGGTTCTGTTATATCGGGTTTATTTTCTCTTGTTGATATAGCACCAAGTATTTTGGCAAAACTAGAACTTTCTGATCATCTATCCTTTTTCGATGGAGAGCCATTACCAAGTCGAGAGAAGAAAGATAATAATAGAATGATTTTTGTTGAATCCTCTTTACCAGTAAAATCGCTTAATACCAGTTTTATTGACAAAAAAGCTGTTTTCTCTGAAACTTACTCAAAGTACTTAGTTGATGGTAATGGAAGGTTAATTATAAAGCCTAATGAATACTCTAGTTTTATTAAGAGAAAACAACGATCAATATACTATTATACATGGCAGTTGATATTTTTACCTGACCATGAGGAATTAGTTCTTATAGATACTTTGAATTCAAAATGGCACTATTTATCAGAATATAAAGGAGACGCTCCTTGGCCCGTAATGTTAAAGAGTATATGTGAACATTATTCAGAAGATCCTGGATTTGACCCATATGGGTATTGCCAA
- a CDS encoding glycine zipper 2TM domain-containing protein, whose translation MNKILVATVLAASVMLQGCASSLTGETYSRSEARKVQQVQYGQVLSVTPVVIEGRTNSPLGAGAGAIIGGIGGSKIGGGTGRSIATVLGAVAGGVVGQQAEEKLTRKQAQEITVELESRRIISVVQEVSGNGIFQAGDRVRILGQGGTARVTR comes from the coding sequence ATGAATAAGATTTTAGTGGCAACGGTGTTGGCTGCGTCGGTAATGTTGCAGGGCTGTGCTTCTTCACTGACCGGTGAAACTTATTCCCGGAGCGAAGCGCGGAAAGTTCAGCAGGTACAATATGGTCAGGTGCTTTCAGTGACACCGGTTGTAATTGAAGGCCGTACTAACAGCCCGCTGGGCGCTGGTGCAGGTGCAATTATTGGCGGTATTGGTGGCAGTAAAATTGGCGGCGGTACAGGGCGCAGCATTGCAACGGTATTAGGTGCAGTTGCTGGTGGTGTAGTCGGCCAGCAGGCTGAAGAAAAATTAACCCGCAAGCAAGCTCAGGAAATTACGGTTGAACTGGAAAGCCGCCGGATTATTTCTGTAGTACAGGAAGTCAGCGGCAATGGTATTTTCCAGGCTGGTGACCGGGTACGTATTCTTGGACAGGGCGGAACTGCGCGGGTAACACGTTAG
- a CDS encoding ABC transporter ATP-binding protein, with translation MHSSGYNWRYIFSIAREYKPELIKANLIALLATIASVPLPLLMPLLVDEVLLGQPATLVEICQQLFPESWQGAVLYIVSILVLTIILRCIALGLNVWQGRQFTHISKEVVFRIRQGLLQKLKRISMAKYETLGSGKVSNHFVVDLDTVDQFVGTSLSKLLLAGLTILGTAVVLLWMHWQLAMFILLLNPIVVYFTMVLGKRVKDLKKDENAAYGAFQASLIEVLEGIYQIRAANREKHYLQRLQGQAEEVRDRSVAFGWRSEAAGRFSFMVFLVGFDLFRALSMLMVVFSDLTIGQMMAVFGYLWFMMGPVQELLGIQYAYYNANAALSRINELENLEEEPDYPHLENPFSKRESIAIDVEKIHFGYLPDQEVLKGLSLTIEAGQKIALVGASGGGKSTLVQILLGLYPIRSGAIRYDGVPVEQIGFDLIRENVVTVLQQPMLFNDTVRGNLTLGRKFDDERLWQALEIAQLKSFVAELDGELDALVGRQGVRLSGGQRQRLAIARMVLSDPKVVILDEATSALDAQTEFEVLSALENFLVGRTTIIVAHRLSAVKQADRVYVFEDGQISEQGEHQDLLQQDGLYAKLYGQHQH, from the coding sequence ATGCATTCAAGCGGTTATAACTGGCGCTATATCTTTTCAATCGCCCGGGAATATAAACCAGAACTGATTAAGGCAAATCTGATTGCGCTGTTGGCAACGATTGCCAGCGTACCTTTGCCTTTACTTATGCCGTTACTGGTAGACGAGGTGTTGCTTGGGCAGCCTGCGACACTGGTAGAGATTTGTCAGCAGTTGTTTCCTGAGTCCTGGCAGGGTGCTGTGCTCTACATTGTATCAATATTGGTACTGACAATTATTCTGCGCTGTATCGCGCTGGGGTTGAATGTCTGGCAGGGTCGTCAGTTTACGCACATTTCAAAAGAAGTTGTCTTCAGAATTCGCCAGGGATTACTGCAAAAACTAAAACGTATTTCGATGGCGAAGTACGAAACCCTTGGCAGTGGCAAGGTTAGTAATCACTTTGTGGTTGATCTGGATACCGTCGATCAGTTTGTTGGTACGTCGTTAAGTAAGTTGTTACTGGCGGGGCTGACGATTCTTGGCACGGCTGTAGTACTGCTCTGGATGCACTGGCAACTGGCGATGTTTATTTTATTACTCAATCCTATTGTGGTGTATTTCACTATGGTGCTGGGCAAGCGGGTAAAAGACCTTAAGAAAGATGAGAACGCTGCTTATGGCGCATTTCAAGCTTCCCTGATAGAAGTTCTGGAAGGGATTTATCAGATTCGAGCAGCCAATCGTGAAAAGCATTATTTGCAGCGGTTGCAGGGGCAGGCTGAAGAAGTGCGGGACCGTTCAGTTGCCTTTGGCTGGCGTAGCGAAGCCGCTGGCCGTTTCAGCTTTATGGTGTTTCTGGTTGGTTTCGATTTATTCCGTGCATTATCGATGTTGATGGTAGTTTTTTCTGATCTGACCATTGGCCAGATGATGGCTGTGTTTGGCTATCTCTGGTTTATGATGGGGCCTGTTCAGGAACTGTTGGGTATTCAGTATGCCTACTACAATGCAAATGCAGCGCTATCGCGGATTAACGAATTGGAAAATCTGGAAGAAGAACCAGATTATCCGCATCTGGAAAATCCGTTCAGCAAGCGCGAATCAATCGCGATTGATGTCGAGAAAATACATTTTGGCTATCTGCCTGATCAGGAAGTACTCAAAGGTTTGAGCCTAACAATTGAAGCCGGTCAGAAGATTGCTCTGGTGGGGGCCAGTGGTGGCGGTAAGTCGACGTTAGTGCAGATTCTGCTGGGCTTGTATCCGATTCGCAGTGGCGCGATCCGCTACGATGGTGTGCCCGTAGAACAGATAGGTTTTGATCTTATTCGCGAAAATGTTGTCACAGTGTTACAGCAGCCCATGTTGTTTAACGATACAGTACGCGGCAACCTGACGTTAGGGCGCAAGTTTGATGACGAACGCTTGTGGCAGGCGCTTGAAATCGCGCAGTTGAAATCATTTGTCGCCGAACTTGACGGTGAGCTGGATGCATTGGTTGGCCGTCAGGGTGTACGTTTATCCGGTGGTCAGCGCCAGCGGCTGGCAATTGCCCGTATGGTTTTGTCTGATCCTAAGGTGGTTATTCTGGATGAAGCAACATCGGCACTGGATGCACAAACAGAATTCGAAGTGCTGTCTGCACTGGAAAACTTTTTGGTGGGAAGAACGACGATTATAGTGGCTCACCGCTTAAGTGCAGTGAAGCAGGCCGACAGAGTTTATGTATTTGAAGACGGACAAATCAGTGAACAGGGAGAGCATCAGGATTTGCTGCAACAGGATGGCTTGTATGCCAAACTTTATGGGCAGCATCAACATTAA
- a CDS encoding YdcH family protein, with product MSIEHHDLIHELPEYRERIHTLKMSNAHFSRLFEEYHDVTKEVERMESLTEPVCSETESARKAKRLHLKDQLFSMLTAEPA from the coding sequence ATGAGCATTGAACACCACGACCTGATTCATGAATTGCCAGAGTATCGTGAACGTATCCATACTTTAAAAATGAGTAACGCGCATTTCTCCCGGCTGTTTGAGGAATATCATGATGTGACTAAGGAAGTTGAGCGTATGGAGTCGCTGACTGAACCTGTATGTTCTGAAACAGAAAGTGCCCGTAAAGCTAAACGTTTGCATCTCAAAGATCAGTTGTTTTCAATGCTCACGGCCGAACCCGCTTAA
- a CDS encoding BolA family protein, translating to MTQTIATQIEAKLRDSLDVDQLYIENESHMHSGPATDSHFKVAVVSDDFTGKRLVARHQAVYKAVDTLMNNPIHAFSMHLYTRQEWTDKNGEIPLSPNCMGGSK from the coding sequence ATGACACAAACTATTGCCACGCAGATTGAAGCAAAGCTGCGTGATTCACTGGATGTAGATCAGCTGTATATTGAAAACGAAAGTCACATGCACAGCGGACCTGCGACAGACAGCCATTTTAAGGTGGCAGTTGTTTCCGATGACTTTACCGGCAAGCGTCTGGTAGCGCGACATCAGGCAGTCTATAAGGCTGTCGATACCTTAATGAACAATCCTATCCATGCATTTTCAATGCATCTGTATACTCGCCAGGAATGGACGGATAAGAACGGAGAAATTCCGTTGTCACCAAACTGCATGGGCGGTTCTAAGTAA
- a CDS encoding DUF3422 family protein, translating into MLADTCSELISHMTMQFSANARLSEHPLRQELYAEMHSRPFRVIDAPARISHLVIMCDETQKKSQYAHLLKLCESYAVEPPEQDVAFFQMNLNGLQMRREKHLEFIAYTFTSRCDDSEVPFAHSCIGGLPEEWLAGLEGQIVTAFHVTVLDASESGEPDIPQVKQYFDDMRLIGSQPSQGAAQVWTTYQLHDDGYGRFLVYNREMSASQLGRLVQRLVEIETYRLMTLLGLPLARSISPQLRQMDLKLAELTQTLAQGDQQEGFNDAQQLLGQLTEIASQVEAYRAQSTFRFNATLAYQNIMFNNIDELREDEVSGHLTLQEFIGRRVGPAVKTCESVAARLEDLSRRIDRVSDMLRTQVDLSIQGQNQELLSSMDRRSKIQLMMQHTVEGLSVAAISYYTIGLVKIFLGVLYDQGISFDKSLALGISMPLVIILVAGLTRRVHSKFNKLADDPESPRSGHR; encoded by the coding sequence ATGCTGGCAGATACCTGTAGCGAGTTAATTTCCCATATGACAATGCAATTTTCTGCTAATGCCCGTTTATCTGAGCACCCGTTGCGTCAGGAGCTCTATGCTGAGATGCACTCGCGTCCTTTCCGGGTCATTGATGCGCCGGCACGTATTAGCCATCTGGTGATTATGTGCGATGAAACGCAGAAAAAATCCCAGTATGCGCATTTGCTGAAGCTGTGTGAAAGTTACGCCGTTGAGCCGCCGGAGCAGGATGTGGCATTTTTTCAGATGAATCTGAACGGCTTACAAATGCGCCGTGAGAAACATCTTGAATTCATTGCTTACACCTTTACCAGCCGCTGCGATGACTCCGAAGTGCCTTTTGCACACAGCTGTATTGGGGGCCTGCCAGAGGAATGGTTAGCCGGTTTGGAAGGTCAGATAGTGACGGCGTTTCACGTCACCGTACTGGATGCGTCTGAGTCAGGTGAGCCGGATATTCCGCAGGTAAAGCAATACTTTGACGACATGCGTCTGATTGGCAGTCAGCCTTCTCAGGGGGCCGCTCAGGTCTGGACAACTTATCAGCTGCATGATGATGGTTATGGCCGTTTTCTGGTGTACAACCGTGAGATGAGTGCCAGCCAGTTAGGCCGTCTGGTACAACGTCTGGTGGAAATAGAAACATACCGGCTGATGACTTTACTGGGTCTGCCTCTTGCCCGGTCTATCAGTCCACAACTCCGGCAGATGGATTTGAAACTGGCGGAGTTAACGCAGACTTTGGCGCAGGGCGATCAGCAGGAAGGTTTTAATGATGCGCAGCAGCTATTAGGGCAACTGACGGAGATTGCTTCACAGGTGGAAGCCTACCGGGCACAGTCGACATTTAGGTTTAATGCGACACTGGCTTATCAGAACATCATGTTTAACAATATTGATGAGCTGCGAGAAGACGAAGTTTCCGGGCACCTCACGTTGCAGGAGTTCATTGGACGCCGGGTCGGCCCGGCGGTTAAAACCTGTGAATCGGTCGCTGCGCGGCTGGAAGACTTATCCCGCAGGATTGACCGGGTTAGCGATATGTTGCGTACGCAGGTGGACTTGTCCATTCAGGGACAAAACCAGGAACTGCTCAGCTCAATGGACCGGCGTTCAAAAATACAGTTGATGATGCAACATACTGTAGAGGGGTTATCGGTTGCGGCAATCAGTTATTACACCATCGGGCTGGTAAAAATCTTTCTGGGGGTTCTTTATGATCAGGGAATCTCATTTGATAAGAGCCTGGCGTTAGGTATTTCTATGCCGTTGGTAATCATCCTTGTTGCCGGGCTAACCCGACGGGTGCATTCGAAATTTAATAAATTGGCTGATGATCCGGAATCTCCCCGGTCAGGCCATAGGTAA
- a CDS encoding SbcC/MukB-like Walker B domain-containing protein, with product MKQLNRIVLVNWYVLGAVEVPIKGNVAVVGPNGSGKSSLLDAIQTVLMGGNKRYLSFNASAGDKSERSLRTYCLGFMDDSGKKENARQDSISYLALSFYDTETGKETCVGLTISASLASPEEEILGRFILPDFSVSLEDFTDKKDGGRLPKEWPEVRESLLRQCPEMKLEKRASRFIRELVTELSYDQQMPNDDEKFVKNFRNALKFVPINSPTRFIREFVLDENIVHVGAFRKSLDEYRVMEQKTREVANRIGELEKVQEQCKGIHRNVKNSAEYEWVVHETRFEHADLKKEGAQDRLESYQEKETQLQSDLESNSEQLNTVMQTLAEARAELNNTDSAHKVKALENSIDAKQHELNVVKEKIQNVYSLLRSTVTFSNFQQFLPSSFIPVVQESVALWRSGEDMMAEAWPLEPVNVDNNLEKLKGSIDEVRREISRRFEASVIRMNELRTEIQNQRSAVEQLKEGHAPLRRNTRELMQLLSDYGIKSTPICELVDINDEKWRIAIESFLGARREALIVDPDRVKEAITLYRRKGRHLKGCRIVNTTKSHEWLNRSKPNSLAEFIDCQTDDAQAYMNRALGSVIAVETEAELIRQERALTYDCMLQTEGTTTAIREETPMLGSGGGRRQHQLQQQGRQVDEMMAEFSVLNKDHEDLDNLKENLVRMTTGLVGMGERVFDLSNQREMLHSEIDGYRQGITDLRNQDDSGVQKRIAELVEGQKQAQDQQKKLMDKLQTTRTSLIKDNASLELLDKELVEHAAARAKCEEDTNFDAQSAQEKRDYMDESCSGDLDRIIFESAKKAQSELGLIEKKKNAVRDGVAQYKARYHGSGLSHQELDKVTPDSTHEQLERFVNDTVQSLRDSELAEYTEKAEHARLEAETSFRSDFVAHLKDQIDKIKELIRELNVHLKNRPFHKERYGFEMTPNPELKDILELVEAYTKMDQANVGSLFDLQNDQDKPHQDALAKIHEVLKDEGESSLLQDYRNFYNFELVIKDIDGNRKTTLSQRIKTGSGGEHQVPFYVAIAAAMGATYRLRDSADGVTLGGISLSVFDEAFNKLDAENTQTSLGFMSDLGLQTLIAAPDDKYSLMATTMDTVINVCRDGRVVDIDVEFPTKKGKELLNSDNPYRMAAKNSADTETEEDSELEPA from the coding sequence ATGAAACAGTTAAATCGCATCGTACTGGTGAACTGGTATGTTTTGGGTGCCGTTGAAGTACCTATTAAAGGTAATGTTGCCGTCGTCGGTCCAAACGGTTCAGGCAAGTCATCATTACTGGATGCCATTCAGACAGTACTGATGGGTGGCAATAAACGTTATCTGAGCTTTAACGCTAGTGCCGGTGATAAGAGTGAACGTAGCCTGCGGACCTATTGTCTTGGCTTTATGGATGACTCAGGTAAGAAAGAGAACGCCCGTCAGGATTCAATCAGTTATCTGGCGCTGAGTTTTTACGATACTGAAACGGGAAAAGAGACCTGTGTGGGTCTGACCATCAGTGCTTCGCTGGCTTCACCTGAAGAAGAAATTCTGGGACGTTTTATCCTGCCTGACTTTTCTGTCAGCCTGGAAGACTTTACCGATAAAAAAGATGGCGGACGTCTGCCGAAAGAATGGCCTGAAGTGCGTGAGAGTCTGCTGAGACAGTGTCCTGAAATGAAGCTGGAAAAGCGTGCCAGCCGTTTCATTCGTGAGCTGGTAACCGAGCTCAGCTATGATCAGCAAATGCCGAACGATGACGAGAAGTTTGTAAAGAACTTCCGTAACGCACTTAAGTTTGTGCCGATTAACAGCCCAACCCGTTTTATCCGTGAGTTTGTTCTGGATGAAAACATTGTTCACGTAGGTGCTTTCCGGAAATCCCTGGATGAATATCGGGTGATGGAGCAGAAAACCCGTGAAGTGGCTAATCGCATTGGCGAACTGGAAAAAGTTCAGGAGCAGTGTAAGGGCATTCATCGCAACGTTAAGAACTCTGCTGAATACGAATGGGTAGTTCATGAGACGCGTTTTGAACATGCTGACCTGAAGAAGGAAGGTGCACAGGACCGTCTGGAATCTTACCAGGAAAAAGAAACTCAGTTACAAAGTGACCTGGAATCAAACAGTGAGCAATTAAACACTGTAATGCAAACGCTGGCAGAAGCCCGCGCAGAGCTAAACAACACTGACAGCGCACACAAAGTGAAAGCGTTGGAAAACTCCATTGATGCCAAGCAGCATGAGCTGAATGTCGTCAAAGAGAAAATTCAGAACGTGTATAGCCTGCTGCGTTCTACGGTAACTTTCTCTAACTTCCAGCAGTTCCTGCCTTCCAGTTTCATTCCTGTGGTTCAGGAGTCTGTGGCGCTGTGGCGTTCCGGCGAAGATATGATGGCTGAAGCCTGGCCGCTTGAGCCGGTGAATGTCGATAACAATTTAGAAAAGCTCAAGGGCAGCATCGACGAAGTTCGTCGTGAGATTTCCCGTCGATTTGAAGCCTCAGTTATTCGTATGAACGAATTGCGCACTGAAATTCAGAATCAGCGCAGTGCCGTTGAGCAGCTCAAAGAAGGTCATGCACCGCTACGCCGTAATACCCGTGAGTTGATGCAGCTACTGAGTGACTATGGTATCAAGTCTACGCCTATCTGTGAGTTGGTAGACATCAACGATGAGAAATGGCGCATTGCGATTGAGAGTTTCCTGGGCGCGCGTCGGGAAGCTCTGATTGTTGATCCTGACCGGGTTAAAGAAGCAATTACGCTGTATCGCCGTAAAGGCCGTCATTTAAAAGGCTGCCGAATTGTTAACACGACCAAGAGTCATGAATGGCTTAACCGTAGTAAGCCAAATTCTTTGGCTGAATTTATCGACTGTCAGACCGATGATGCTCAGGCATATATGAACCGTGCACTGGGTTCAGTTATTGCAGTTGAAACGGAAGCCGAACTGATTCGTCAGGAGCGCGCGCTGACTTACGATTGCATGTTGCAGACGGAAGGTACAACCACGGCTATTCGTGAAGAAACGCCTATGTTGGGAAGCGGTGGAGGCCGTCGTCAGCATCAGCTACAGCAGCAGGGCCGTCAGGTTGATGAAATGATGGCTGAATTCAGTGTGCTGAATAAAGACCATGAAGACCTGGATAACCTGAAAGAAAATCTGGTACGTATGACCACGGGTCTGGTCGGCATGGGTGAGCGGGTTTTTGATCTGTCCAATCAGCGCGAAATGTTGCATAGCGAAATCGATGGTTACCGACAGGGCATTACTGACTTGCGGAATCAGGATGATAGCGGCGTACAGAAACGTATTGCTGAGTTGGTCGAAGGGCAGAAGCAAGCACAGGATCAGCAAAAGAAGCTGATGGATAAACTGCAGACGACCCGTACCAGCCTGATTAAAGACAATGCGTCACTGGAACTGTTGGATAAAGAGTTAGTTGAACACGCAGCTGCCAGAGCAAAGTGTGAAGAAGATACTAACTTTGACGCGCAGTCCGCTCAGGAAAAACGCGACTATATGGATGAGTCCTGTTCAGGTGATCTGGACCGGATTATTTTTGAATCAGCAAAGAAGGCTCAGTCTGAGCTTGGTCTGATTGAAAAGAAAAAGAACGCTGTGCGTGACGGTGTGGCTCAGTATAAAGCGCGCTATCACGGTTCAGGCCTGAGCCATCAGGAACTGGATAAAGTGACGCCTGACTCAACTCATGAGCAGCTGGAGCGTTTTGTTAACGATACAGTACAGTCGCTGCGTGACAGTGAGCTGGCTGAATATACTGAAAAAGCTGAGCATGCCCGCTTAGAGGCAGAAACCTCATTCCGTTCTGACTTCGTCGCACACCTTAAAGATCAGATCGATAAGATTAAAGAATTGATCCGTGAGCTGAATGTACATTTGAAGAACCGTCCGTTCCATAAAGAGCGTTATGGTTTTGAGATGACGCCTAACCCGGAACTGAAAGATATTCTGGAATTGGTTGAAGCTTACACCAAAATGGATCAGGCGAATGTTGGCAGCCTGTTTGATCTGCAAAATGATCAGGATAAGCCACATCAGGATGCGTTGGCTAAGATCCATGAGGTGCTGAAAGATGAAGGTGAAAGCAGCTTGCTGCAGGATTATCGTAACTTCTATAATTTCGAATTGGTGATTAAAGATATCGACGGCAACCGTAAGACGACCCTGAGTCAGCGTATCAAAACCGGTTCCGGTGGTGAGCACCAGGTGCCTTTCTATGTGGCGATCGCGGCTGCTATGGGTGCAACTTACCGTCTGCGTGACAGTGCCGATGGCGTTACTCTTGGCGGTATCAGCCTGTCGGTATTCGATGAGGCCTTCAACAAGCTGGATGCTGAGAACACTCAGACATCACTGGGCTTCATGAGTGATCTGGGTCTGCAAACACTGATTGCTGCGCCGGATGATAAGTACTCCCTGATGGCGACTACTATGGATACGGTTATTAACGTATGCCGTGATGGCCGGGTTGTGGATATCGATGTTGAATTCCCAACGAAAAAGGGTAAAGAGTTGCTTAACTCAGATAACCCTTATCGTATGGCGGCTAAAAATTCAGCAGATACCGAAACGGAAGAAGATAGCGAGCTGGAACCTGCATAA
- a CDS encoding DUF4194 domain-containing protein — MLGDLQKIIARSDQYQEEDFVHAANLLLVNQFLYAERSGHRDSYFLVASHVDYFTNLFAALGWSFVYQPDEAFLGILPQGDERFMRLKLDESFFLLCMRQQYEEKLEAFEVEGGRAYITSNDLLTVYENLTGKDIPNETRLKEILSLFSRHGVIERGKPHETDPKNIPLTINPTIRQVVVEDFIGQLEALCDDAEQNPVEPAADTQPAEATETEAPAETLTVDAEAAVAESSDAQEQIEQETVESEKPVEEATPEEPVQ; from the coding sequence ATGTTAGGTGATCTGCAGAAAATTATTGCCCGCAGCGATCAGTATCAGGAAGAAGATTTCGTCCATGCTGCCAATCTGCTGTTAGTGAATCAGTTTTTATACGCTGAACGTTCAGGCCACCGTGACAGTTACTTTCTGGTAGCGTCTCACGTGGATTATTTTACCAACCTGTTTGCGGCACTAGGCTGGTCATTTGTGTATCAGCCAGATGAAGCATTTTTAGGTATTTTGCCCCAAGGTGATGAGCGCTTTATGCGCCTGAAGCTGGATGAGTCATTCTTCCTGCTGTGCATGCGTCAGCAATATGAAGAAAAGCTTGAAGCCTTTGAGGTTGAAGGTGGACGTGCTTATATTACATCCAATGACTTGCTGACCGTATATGAGAACCTGACCGGTAAAGATATTCCCAACGAAACCCGTTTGAAGGAAATTCTCTCGCTGTTCAGCCGTCATGGCGTCATTGAGCGGGGTAAGCCGCATGAAACTGATCCTAAGAACATTCCACTGACAATCAATCCGACTATCCGTCAGGTAGTAGTTGAAGACTTTATCGGCCAGTTAGAAGCATTGTGTGATGATGCTGAGCAGAATCCGGTGGAGCCTGCTGCAGATACACAACCGGCTGAAGCAACTGAAACCGAAGCCCCGGCTGAAACTCTGACGGTTGATGCTGAAGCAGCCGTTGCAGAAAGCAGTGACGCTCAGGAACAGATTGAGCAAGAAACTGTAGAGTCTGAAAAACCAGTTGAAGAGGCAACCCCGGAGGAGCCGGTACAATGA